One window from the genome of Enterococcus haemoperoxidus ATCC BAA-382 encodes:
- a CDS encoding copper homeostasis protein CutC has product MIKEFCAENFTNIPTAIRNGAGRIELCDNLAVGGTTPSTGVIEEVVSYAGEKSIPVMTIIRPRGGDFIYNDIELKIMHTDLIEAKKIGTDGVVLGCLTKDNWLDEEALELLIDTAEGLQITFHMAFDVLSKENQFKAIDWLAEHDVHRILTHGGPSGTAIEDNFDHLNELIAYANDRIIILPGGGISDKNVETVISTLNVNEVHGTKIVG; this is encoded by the coding sequence ATGATCAAAGAATTTTGTGCTGAAAATTTCACAAATATCCCAACTGCCATCCGAAATGGTGCTGGACGTATCGAATTATGTGATAATCTCGCTGTCGGTGGTACAACCCCTAGTACAGGTGTTATTGAAGAAGTAGTTTCATACGCTGGAGAAAAGTCAATTCCAGTAATGACGATCATCAGACCTCGAGGCGGAGATTTTATTTATAATGATATCGAACTTAAGATCATGCATACAGATCTTATTGAAGCTAAAAAAATCGGCACAGATGGTGTTGTTTTAGGTTGTCTGACAAAGGATAATTGGTTAGACGAAGAAGCACTTGAGTTATTGATCGATACTGCTGAAGGTTTGCAAATCACTTTCCACATGGCTTTTGATGTGTTAAGTAAAGAAAATCAATTTAAAGCGATTGACTGGCTAGCAGAACATGATGTACATCGGATTTTAACGCATGGGGGACCTTCTGGAACAGCTATTGAAGACAATTTTGACCATTTAAATGAATTGATCGCTTATGCTAATGATCGGATTATTATTTTACCTGGTGGCGGTATTTCAGATAAGAATGTTGAAACAGTTATAAGTACTTTAAACGTTAATGAAGTTCACGGCACAAAAATAGTAGGATAA
- a CDS encoding QueT transporter family protein, which yields MQNTVTTNSKVKAITMNAIVMALYLGLTILVAPVSSGPIQFRISESLNHLVVFNRKLMWGVLGGVVVYNFFFGFGAMDALYGGLQSFISLGLTALLQKRVPNVIARLALNTLFFTATMCIIAFMLAPAGGAAFWGNYATLALSEFVTMAVAAPVMYWINKSVHFEKRL from the coding sequence ATGCAAAATACTGTGACAACAAACAGTAAAGTAAAAGCAATTACCATGAACGCTATTGTGATGGCGTTGTATCTTGGCTTAACGATTTTAGTAGCACCCGTTTCGTCAGGACCAATCCAATTTAGAATTTCTGAAAGTTTGAATCATTTAGTTGTTTTCAATCGGAAATTGATGTGGGGCGTTTTAGGTGGAGTAGTCGTCTATAATTTTTTCTTTGGCTTTGGAGCCATGGATGCCTTGTATGGCGGATTACAATCATTTATTTCACTTGGGCTAACAGCTTTATTACAAAAAAGAGTACCTAATGTTATCGCACGTTTAGCACTGAACACGCTATTTTTTACAGCAACTATGTGTATTATTGCGTTTATGCTAGCACCAGCAGGCGGAGCAGCCTTTTGGGGGAATTACGCAACATTAGCACTTAGTGAGTTTGTAACAATGGCAGTGGCTGCACCTGTGATGTACTGGATAAATAAATCCGTTCACTTTGAAAAGCGACTTTGA
- a CDS encoding VOC family protein, producing the protein MFFEQIHHIAINCSDYDKTKEFYVEKLGFEIIRENRREDKNDVKLDLKLGNYELEIFISPVAPKRPSYPEALGLRHLAFKVEQIEEVIAFLNSKEIQCEAVRTDTFTGEKMTFFFDPDGLPLELHE; encoded by the coding sequence TTGTTTTTTGAACAGATTCATCACATCGCGATCAATTGCTCGGATTATGATAAAACAAAAGAGTTTTATGTAGAAAAACTTGGTTTTGAAATTATTCGAGAAAATCGTAGAGAAGATAAAAATGATGTCAAACTTGATTTAAAATTAGGAAATTACGAATTGGAAATTTTTATTTCTCCTGTTGCCCCAAAACGCCCATCTTATCCTGAGGCTTTAGGTCTGCGTCACTTAGCGTTTAAAGTTGAACAGATTGAGGAAGTTATTGCTTTTTTAAATTCTAAAGAAATTCAATGCGAAGCGGTTCGAACAGATACGTTTACAGGAGAAAAGATGACATTCTTCTTCGATCCAGACGGCTTACCTTTGGAATTGCATGAATAA
- a CDS encoding diacylglycerol/lipid kinase family protein yields the protein MKKHFYLVINENAGSGTGRKAADKIIKQLQTANIDYTTFYTDHAGHEIEIVQNLAQTTLISWNTELDIETFPLLVVLGGDGTLHSVLNALDSFDSKIPIGYIPCGSGNDFARGVGIARQTEKAFFQLLKAEVPQEIQIITYAEAIQNEVGLAVNNIGIGLDAAIVNAANTSASKNTLNKFNMGSLSYIFSILKVLFTQKGFPILVEINGKSLEFDRAFLCTVTKHPYFGGGVPIAPVADPRKPVLDFVLVERINLFKIFWLILLLIQKKQMKSKYFHHFQSSKFRIVSTVPQYVHADGEILGKRSTDISFGTETRLFWF from the coding sequence ATGAAGAAACATTTTTATCTCGTCATCAATGAGAATGCCGGTAGTGGCACTGGGCGTAAAGCTGCCGATAAGATCATCAAACAACTTCAAACAGCCAACATTGATTACACAACGTTTTATACAGATCATGCTGGACATGAAATAGAGATCGTACAAAATTTAGCACAAACTACATTGATTTCTTGGAACACTGAGCTGGACATCGAAACATTTCCACTGCTAGTCGTTCTTGGCGGAGATGGTACTTTGCATAGTGTACTTAATGCCTTAGATTCCTTTGATTCTAAAATCCCAATTGGTTATATCCCTTGTGGTTCTGGAAATGATTTTGCTCGTGGTGTGGGAATAGCTAGACAGACCGAAAAAGCTTTTTTCCAGTTACTAAAAGCTGAAGTACCACAAGAAATCCAAATCATTACGTATGCTGAAGCTATTCAAAATGAAGTGGGTCTTGCCGTCAATAATATTGGTATCGGTTTAGATGCGGCAATCGTCAATGCAGCTAACACTTCTGCTTCAAAAAATACATTAAACAAGTTTAATATGGGGTCTTTATCTTATATTTTTTCTATTTTAAAGGTATTATTTACCCAAAAAGGGTTTCCCATTCTTGTTGAAATTAACGGAAAGAGTCTTGAATTTGATCGTGCTTTTTTATGCACAGTGACAAAACATCCTTATTTTGGCGGCGGTGTGCCGATTGCGCCTGTTGCTGATCCAAGAAAGCCTGTTTTAGATTTTGTTTTGGTAGAACGGATCAACCTATTTAAGATCTTTTGGCTGATCCTGCTATTGATTCAAAAAAAACAGATGAAATCAAAATACTTTCATCATTTTCAATCTAGTAAATTCCGAATCGTTTCAACAGTTCCTCAATATGTTCATGCTGATGGTGAAATTTTAGGGAAAAGAAGCACTGACATTTCTTTTGGCACAGAAACTAGATTATTTTGGTTTTAA
- a CDS encoding methyltransferase domain-containing protein, whose product MLKKIDSARNFLETHQEQLLCPVCKKSLQLKDYSLICEENHQFDLSKKGTIYFLSHSIQTEYNKKMLLHRGRLIQSGMYKPLLEKIIASMDLNGETLDVGCGEGSFLSELSKLGLTGSRFGFDISKDGIYLASNQPIDAFWCVADLTNLPFANQSMDTILNIFSPSHYQEFQRVLKKDGTVIKVIPEAEYLKELRAAFYPEDETKQTYSNEKVLAKFSKEMDVLINEQITFTFSVPEEYRLDLLEMSPLEWGVAEKVKEAIKKNPLSEITIDVRMLKGKVK is encoded by the coding sequence ATGTTGAAAAAAATTGATTCAGCACGTAATTTTTTAGAAACACATCAAGAACAATTGCTTTGCCCAGTATGTAAAAAGTCATTGCAGTTAAAAGACTATAGTTTGATTTGTGAAGAGAACCATCAATTTGACCTATCAAAAAAAGGAACCATCTATTTTCTTTCTCATAGCATTCAAACAGAATATAATAAAAAAATGCTACTACACAGAGGCAGATTGATTCAAAGTGGGATGTACAAGCCTTTATTGGAAAAAATCATTGCTTCGATGGATTTAAATGGGGAAACATTAGATGTTGGATGTGGTGAGGGCAGTTTTTTATCTGAATTGTCTAAACTAGGACTAACAGGTTCAAGGTTTGGTTTTGATATTTCAAAGGATGGGATTTATTTAGCTAGTAATCAACCAATCGATGCTTTTTGGTGTGTGGCGGATTTAACGAACCTACCATTTGCAAATCAATCGATGGATACGATTTTGAATATTTTCTCTCCATCTCACTATCAAGAATTTCAGCGAGTCTTAAAAAAAGATGGGACCGTCATCAAAGTAATTCCTGAAGCGGAGTACTTGAAAGAGTTACGAGCAGCGTTTTATCCTGAAGATGAGACTAAACAAACGTACTCAAATGAAAAAGTTTTAGCAAAATTTTCTAAAGAGATGGATGTTTTAATTAATGAACAAATAACATTTACTTTTTCTGTTCCTGAAGAATATCGTTTAGATCTGTTAGAAATGTCTCCACTTGAGTGGGGGGTAGCAGAAAAGGTAAAAGAAGCAATTAAAAAAAATCCATTATCGGAAATCACAATTGACGTTCGCATGTTAAAAGGAAAAGTGAAATAG
- the recD2 gene encoding SF1B family DNA helicase RecD2, protein MDTLFKEDEKEYVVGQVQAIFFQNPSNFYKVLLVKITDTNTDYLEKEIVTTGSFGQIQEEEIYRFFGHFVDHPRYGKQFQVDSYQQERPTSASGVVNYLSSEKFPGIGKRTAEKIVEILGEDAIDRIIEAPDVLEQVPQLNEKKRQTIIETIRLNHGMEQVIVGLNRYGFGSQLSFAIYQTYKEETLDVIHENPYQLVEDIEGIGFKRADNIAEQLGIGADSDKRVRAAITHEIFQHSVRSGNTYVEAEMLLRETINTLEASRPVEISLDQVAEQIIHLVEEGKIQQEGTKLFENSLYFSEWGIGTSIQRFLSRKKEIKYDKKDIEKNIRGIEKRLGILYGDSQQAAIEEAIKAPLFILTGGPGTGKTTVINGIVSLFAELNGLSLDIKDYTQEMFPILLAAPTGRAAKRMNETTGLPASTIHRLLGLTGREKNPSMTAKELEGGLLIVDEMSMVDTWLANTLFKAIPTNMQVIFVGDKDQLPSVGPGQVLHDLLQINEIPQKELTEIYRQGDGSSIIPLAHEIKQGKLPQDFTVNQKDRSFFPSDVYHIETYVRQIVSKAKAKGFSPQDIQLLAPMYRGAAGIDALNKMMQEIFNPNDGTKKEVKWNESVYRIGDKVLHLVNTPELNVFNGDMGEIVGIILAKESEDKVDELVIQFDNNEVSYKRNEWNKITLSYCCSIHKAQGSEFKMVILPMVHQYHRMLQRNLLYTAVTRSKDILILLGEVQAFNTCVTHESASRLTMLKERIISADDMTLTTKMQLEAYEEGLNKESPFTDTEEKKSIVYDATEDEPVAVVEEAVEPLKSSTKTEEISLFSEAVQEIDEQVESEIDRLLTPDLVQSQTIDPMIGMKQTTPYDFMK, encoded by the coding sequence GTGGATACGTTGTTTAAAGAAGATGAAAAAGAATATGTGGTTGGGCAAGTTCAGGCAATCTTTTTTCAAAACCCTAGCAATTTTTACAAAGTATTGTTAGTGAAGATTACAGATACGAATACAGATTATCTAGAAAAGGAAATTGTAACGACAGGTAGTTTCGGTCAAATTCAAGAAGAAGAAATTTATCGTTTTTTTGGTCATTTTGTTGATCATCCTCGTTATGGTAAACAATTTCAAGTAGATAGTTATCAGCAAGAGCGCCCAACATCTGCCAGCGGTGTCGTAAATTACCTTTCTAGCGAAAAATTTCCAGGGATTGGAAAACGAACTGCTGAAAAAATCGTAGAAATCTTAGGTGAAGATGCAATTGATCGGATTATTGAAGCTCCTGATGTTTTAGAACAAGTACCCCAATTAAATGAAAAAAAACGTCAAACGATTATTGAGACGATCCGCTTAAATCATGGAATGGAACAAGTGATAGTTGGTTTAAATCGTTATGGATTTGGTAGTCAGCTTTCATTTGCGATTTATCAAACATATAAAGAAGAGACACTAGATGTTATTCATGAAAATCCTTACCAATTAGTTGAAGATATCGAAGGGATTGGGTTTAAACGAGCAGATAATATTGCTGAACAACTAGGAATTGGTGCAGATTCTGATAAAAGAGTACGCGCAGCAATAACTCATGAAATCTTCCAACACTCTGTTCGCTCAGGTAATACTTATGTAGAAGCGGAGATGCTCCTTAGAGAGACGATCAATACACTTGAAGCTAGTCGTCCAGTTGAAATTTCATTAGATCAAGTAGCTGAACAAATCATTCATTTAGTGGAGGAAGGAAAAATACAACAAGAAGGGACTAAACTTTTTGAGAACAGCTTGTATTTTTCAGAGTGGGGGATTGGCACATCGATTCAACGTTTTCTTTCCCGAAAAAAAGAGATTAAGTACGATAAAAAAGACATAGAAAAAAATATCCGCGGAATTGAAAAACGCTTAGGTATTCTATATGGCGACTCCCAGCAAGCCGCAATTGAAGAAGCAATCAAAGCACCGCTCTTTATTTTGACTGGTGGTCCAGGAACAGGGAAAACGACGGTTATCAATGGTATTGTTTCTTTGTTTGCAGAACTGAATGGCCTTTCCTTAGATATAAAAGATTATACACAAGAAATGTTTCCTATATTATTAGCAGCTCCTACAGGGCGTGCGGCTAAGCGAATGAACGAAACGACAGGGCTTCCGGCAAGCACTATTCATCGCTTATTGGGTTTAACAGGACGGGAAAAAAATCCCAGTATGACGGCAAAAGAATTAGAAGGCGGGCTATTGATCGTAGATGAAATGTCAATGGTAGATACTTGGCTAGCAAACACCTTATTTAAGGCGATTCCAACCAATATGCAAGTGATTTTTGTTGGTGACAAAGATCAACTGCCTTCTGTTGGACCGGGGCAAGTGTTACACGATCTACTGCAAATCAATGAAATTCCTCAAAAAGAACTGACAGAAATTTATCGACAAGGGGATGGTTCAAGTATTATTCCCTTAGCACATGAAATCAAACAAGGAAAACTACCGCAAGATTTCACAGTGAATCAAAAAGATCGTTCATTTTTCCCAAGTGATGTTTATCATATTGAGACGTATGTTCGTCAAATCGTATCTAAAGCAAAAGCAAAAGGTTTCTCGCCACAAGACATTCAATTATTAGCACCAATGTATCGAGGTGCCGCTGGAATCGATGCTTTAAATAAAATGATGCAGGAAATTTTTAATCCCAATGACGGAACAAAAAAAGAAGTAAAATGGAATGAATCAGTTTATCGAATCGGTGACAAAGTGTTGCATTTAGTCAACACACCGGAACTCAATGTTTTTAATGGTGATATGGGTGAAATAGTCGGAATTATTTTGGCTAAGGAATCCGAAGATAAAGTGGATGAATTAGTGATTCAATTCGATAATAATGAAGTAAGCTATAAAAGAAATGAATGGAATAAAATCACTCTATCTTACTGTTGTTCGATCCATAAAGCACAAGGTAGTGAATTTAAGATGGTTATTTTGCCAATGGTGCATCAGTATCATCGTATGTTGCAGCGAAATTTATTATACACTGCTGTGACCAGAAGTAAGGACATCCTAATTTTGTTAGGGGAGGTTCAAGCGTTTAACACGTGTGTTACGCATGAATCAGCTAGTCGTTTAACAATGTTGAAAGAGCGGATCATAAGTGCTGACGATATGACTTTAACAACAAAAATGCAGCTAGAAGCCTATGAAGAAGGATTGAACAAGGAATCGCCATTTACAGATACCGAAGAGAAAAAATCTATTGTTTATGATGCAACGGAAGATGAGCCAGTTGCGGTGGTGGAAGAAGCAGTCGAACCATTAAAAAGTTCAACAAAAACGGAAGAAATTTCATTATTTAGTGAAGCTGTTCAAGAAATTGATGAGCAAGTTGAATCTGAGATTGATCGGTTGCTGACACCTGATTTGGTACAATCACAAACTATTGATCCGATGATTGGAATGAAACAGACGACCCCTTATGATTTCATGAAATAA
- a CDS encoding histidine phosphatase family protein, with protein MKLYFTRHGKTEWNQELRFQGMTGDSPLLPTSYEEIKLLGQTIKNVPFEKIFSSTSLRARKTAEGINQELEQPVEIIFTDELKELGLGKLEGQSIMEMRKIYSDEMNHMRYRLDRYNPEVFQGEPIEQAISRISSVVQAAVDTGDGPYLFVGHGASLTAAIQSLSGKELGELRSMGGLKNNSLSILETKNDEKEQSYTLKLWNDDSFLQ; from the coding sequence ATGAAATTATATTTTACTCGTCATGGAAAAACAGAATGGAATCAGGAACTTAGGTTTCAGGGGATGACCGGAGATTCACCACTGCTTCCAACAAGTTATGAAGAAATAAAGTTATTGGGTCAGACAATTAAAAATGTACCTTTTGAAAAAATTTTCTCAAGTACCTCATTGAGAGCACGAAAAACAGCAGAAGGTATTAACCAAGAATTGGAACAACCAGTAGAAATCATTTTTACTGACGAGTTAAAAGAGTTGGGTTTAGGGAAGTTAGAAGGCCAATCGATCATGGAAATGAGAAAAATTTATAGTGACGAAATGAATCATATGCGCTATCGCTTAGACCGATATAATCCAGAAGTATTTCAAGGTGAACCAATCGAACAAGCTATTTCACGAATTTCATCGGTTGTCCAAGCAGCTGTTGACACAGGTGATGGGCCTTACCTTTTTGTAGGACACGGGGCATCGTTAACAGCGGCGATCCAGTCACTTTCAGGAAAAGAGTTAGGTGAGTTACGCAGTATGGGTGGGCTTAAAAATAATAGTTTGTCGATATTAGAAACAAAGAATGATGAAAAAGAGCAATCTTACACCTTAAAATTATGGAATGATGATTCATTTTTACAATAA
- a CDS encoding PLP-dependent transferase, translated as MEKKSQSGNVQTDTFLAQIGNHQNPVTGSINTPIYFSTTYEHPTLGESTGYDYTRTKNPTREVVESALATLENGAVGLATSSGMSAVQLVFSQFPVGSQIVASRDLYGGSYRYFKELEKQGIYNFIYVEDEVGFEKEITDKTIAVFIETPTNPLMSEVSIEKVAVFAKKHQAQLIVDNTFYTPLIQRPLDLGADIVIHSATKYLGGHNDLLAGAVITRSQEIGEQLAYSLNTTGAVLSPFDSWLLIRGMKTLSLRMERHEKNAQEVVAFLKNSSKVKEVLYPGRGGMLSFKIKHQESIKDFLRNLSIFTFAESLGGVESLITYPTTQTHADIPEELRESYGLTPDLLRISTGIEASEDLIADLKQAFETVN; from the coding sequence ATGGAGAAGAAATCACAATCTGGGAATGTTCAAACAGACACTTTTTTGGCACAAATTGGAAATCATCAAAATCCAGTGACTGGATCGATTAATACGCCTATTTATTTTTCAACGACGTATGAGCATCCAACACTAGGTGAGTCGACGGGCTATGATTATACCAGAACCAAAAATCCAACAAGAGAAGTTGTCGAATCAGCACTGGCAACTTTAGAAAACGGAGCAGTTGGTTTAGCGACTAGTTCAGGAATGAGCGCGGTTCAATTAGTATTCAGCCAATTTCCAGTAGGCAGTCAAATCGTCGCCTCTAGAGACTTATACGGAGGCAGTTACCGTTACTTCAAAGAATTAGAAAAGCAGGGGATATATAATTTTATTTATGTAGAGGATGAAGTAGGATTCGAAAAGGAAATTACAGATAAAACGATAGCTGTATTTATTGAAACCCCAACCAATCCGTTGATGAGTGAAGTATCAATCGAAAAGGTAGCAGTTTTCGCTAAAAAGCATCAGGCTCAATTGATCGTCGATAATACGTTTTACACGCCATTGATTCAAAGACCACTGGATTTAGGCGCTGATATTGTGATTCATAGTGCAACCAAGTATCTTGGTGGGCACAATGATTTATTGGCTGGAGCTGTAATTACACGTTCACAAGAAATAGGCGAACAATTAGCTTATAGCTTAAATACAACCGGAGCTGTTTTATCGCCATTTGACAGCTGGCTCTTAATCAGAGGGATGAAGACGTTGTCTTTGCGGATGGAAAGACATGAAAAAAATGCTCAGGAAGTTGTAGCGTTTTTAAAAAACAGTTCTAAAGTTAAAGAAGTTCTCTATCCTGGACGCGGAGGTATGTTGAGTTTTAAAATCAAACATCAAGAATCGATCAAAGATTTTTTACGAAACTTATCGATTTTTACTTTTGCAGAAAGTTTGGGTGGGGTTGAGAGTTTGATCACTTATCCAACAACACAAACACATGCGGATATTCCAGAAGAATTAAGAGAGTCTTATGGATTAACGCCAGATTTATTGAGGATTTCAACAGGAATCGAAGCAAGCGAGGATTTGATTGCAGATTTAAAACAAGCGTTTGAAACAGTAAACTAA
- the trmL gene encoding tRNA (uridine(34)/cytosine(34)/5-carboxymethylaminomethyluridine(34)-2'-O)-methyltransferase TrmL, giving the protein MTNHIVLFEPQIPANTGNIARTCAATNSPLHLIEPLGFSTDDKHLKRAGLDYWNDVNIMYHKDLAAFLTYIGDHPLHLITKFANQTYSEMDYTDNQDHYFMFGKETTGLPEEFMRDNEEKCLRIPMNDEHVRSLNLSNTVALVVYEALRQQNFPALELKHHYENDKLD; this is encoded by the coding sequence ATGACAAATCATATTGTATTATTTGAACCTCAAATTCCAGCAAATACAGGCAATATTGCCCGAACTTGCGCTGCCACAAATTCTCCTTTACATCTCATCGAGCCGTTAGGTTTTTCAACCGATGATAAACACTTAAAAAGAGCTGGATTAGATTATTGGAATGACGTTAATATTATGTACCATAAGGATTTGGCTGCTTTTTTAACTTATATAGGTGATCATCCACTACATTTGATCACAAAATTTGCGAATCAAACGTATAGTGAAATGGATTATACTGACAATCAAGATCATTATTTTATGTTTGGTAAAGAAACCACAGGATTGCCAGAAGAATTTATGCGAGATAATGAAGAAAAATGTTTAAGAATTCCAATGAATGATGAACATGTTCGTTCACTGAACCTGTCAAATACAGTTGCATTGGTAGTTTATGAAGCGTTGCGTCAACAGAATTTCCCAGCATTGGAATTGAAGCATCATTATGAGAATGATAAGTTGGATTAA